The genomic window GGTGGAGGTGATTCAGGGGAGGCATGGCGGCTCCGGGGGAGGAGGCCCGGCCGGGATCCATCGGCGGCGTCCCCGGGCCTCTCCCGAGCATGGACTCATCAGAGGGGAGGGGGCCAGATCCGAGGTTCGGGATTGTTCATCCGGCCCAGGAAGGGGCTCCTTGCAGCGAAGCGGAGCGAGGCCCCCCGGACAGCATCAATCCGCGAGGGTGCTGAGATCTCCCGGATCCTGGCCCAGGGCCTCGGCCCGGAGGGCGCGGCGGACGATCTTGCCGGAGCGGGTCTTGGGCAGGCTGGCCCGGATCTCGATCTCGCTGGGCATGGCGATGCCGCCCAGGTCTTCACGGACATGATCCTTGAGGCTGGCGATGAGGCCCGGCCCTGTGGATACACCCGCCTTCACGACCACGAAGGCCATGATGCGCTCGCCCTTGATGGGATCGGGCAGACCCACCACGGCACTCTCGGCCACGGCGGGGTGGCGGATGAGCGAACCTTCCACATCGGCGGTGCCAATGCGGTGGCCCGCCACATTCAGCACATCGTCGGCCCGGCCCAGCACGGCGATGTAGCCGTCGGCATCCTTCACCGCGACATCGCCCGCGCTGTAGCAGCCGGGAATGTCCTTCCAGTAGTCCTCGTAGCGCTTGTGGTCGTTCCAGATCGTGCGGAGCATGTAGGGCAGCGGGAACTTCACCACCAGCAGGCCGCCCTGGCCGTCGGGCACGGGCGAACCGTCCCGGTTCACCACCGCGAGCTGCGCGCCGGGAAGGGCCTTGCCGGCCTTGCCGGGCCGGGCCTCGAAGGTGGGCAGGGTGCCGATGACCGGCCCCGCGATTTCGGTCTGCCACCAGTTGTCCACCACCTGGCCATTCCCCTGCCCCACCAGGTGCTTCTGGGCCCAGCGGTGGGCTTCCGGGTTCAGGGGCTCGCCGGCGCAGGCCATGAGCCGGAGCTTGCTGAGATCGAACTTCCCGGGAGCTTCCGATCCGTGGCTCATCCACATGCGGACGGCGGTGGGGGCGGTGAACATCACATTGACCCCGAAGCGCTCGCAGATCTCCCAGGTGACCTCGGGGCTGGGGTAGTCCGGCGCGCCCTCACGGCAGAGGATCGTGGCGCCGATGCTCATGGGGCCGTAGACGATGAAGCTGTGGCCCACCACCCAGCCGATGTCCGAAGTGCTCCAGTAGATGTCGCGTTCCTGGATCTGGTAGAAGGCCCTGCTCAGGTAGTTCACCCCCACCAGGTAGCCCCCCGTGGTGTGGACGACGCCCTTCGGCTTCCCCGTCGTCCCACTGGTGTAGAGGATGAACAGGGGATGCTCGGAATCCACCATTTCCGGGTCGCAGTGAATCTCGCGCCCCTGCTGGATGTCGTAGAAGTCCTTCTCGCGCTCGCTGGCGAAGGTCACGGGGGCGTCGCCGGGGCGGGAGCCCCGCCGGTGCACGATGACATGGTCCACCGAGGACAGGTCGCGCACAGCCTCATCGACGATGGGCTTGAGGGCGATGGCCTTGCCCCGGCGATAGGTGAAGTCCGAGCAGACCACCACCTTGGCCCCGGCATCCTCGATGCGGGTGCGCAGGGCCAGCGCCCCCATGCCCGCGTAGACCACGCTGTGGATGGCACCGATGCGGGCGCAGGCCAGCATGGAGATGATGCCCTCGGGCGTGAGGGGCATGTAGAGGATCACGCGATCCCCCTTCTTCACGCCCAGGCGTTTGAGCGTGTTCGCAAAGCGGTTCATCTCCCGGTAGAGCCGGTTGTAGGTGTAGGCCCGCTCGTCGCCGTCCTCCCCCACCCACAGCAGCGCGGCCTTGTTGCGGCGGTCGCTGTGCACATGGCGATCAATGCAGTTCACCGTGGCGTTGAGCTTTCCGCCGATGAACCAGGCGTGGTCGGGCGCCTTGAACTGGAAGACTTCCGTCCAGGGTTCATGCCAATCCAGGGCCCTGGCCTTGTCGCCCCAGAAGGCCGCGGGATCCTCCTCGGCCAGGGCGCGCTCCACCTCGTAGTTGATGGCGGCCTGCTTGGCCAGCCAACCCCGCATGGGAATCGCCGCCTCGCCCTTCTGCAGCGCCTCGATGGTCTTCTGCTGGGTAATGCTGATTTCCACATCGCTCATGGAAGACTCCGAGAACGGGGTGAGGTGGATTGGATTGGATAGGTTGGGAGGGAAGGTAGCACGGCCCCGGGACCGGAGGATGGGAAACGATGACGGTGATCACAGCTACACTTGCCCCGGAGTTCCCCATGTCCAAGCCCGCGAGCACCTCCGCCTCCTACGACCTGCATCCGAGCGTGGCCTATGTCCAGAGCATCCTGGCCAACCTGGAGGCGAAGACCGGGCACACCCTGGAGGCCTGGGTGGCGCGGGTGAGGGCCGAAGGTCCGGCCGAGGCCAAGGCCCGTCTGGCCTGGCTGAAGGCGCAGGGCCTCGGCACCAATCAAGCCGGGTTCGTGGCCCAGCGGGCCGCGGCCGCGCCGGGCCACGCCTTTGACGACACGCCGGAAGGCTACCTGGCCGCGGCGCCCGGGTATGTGGATGCCCAGTACGGCGGGAAGAAGGCGCACCTCCGTCCCCTGTTCGAGCAGGCCGTCGCGCTGGTCCGGAGCCTCGGGAAGGAGGTGAGGGTCTGTCCCTGCGAGACCCTCGTCCCCTTCTACCGGAACCATGTCTTCGCCGAGATCAGGCCCTTCGTCTCCCGCCTGGACCTGGGTCTCGCCCTGGGCGATCCCGCCACCGTGAGGGATCCCTCCGGCCGCCTCAAGGACACCGGCGGCTTCAAGAAGAAGGACCGCCTCACCCACAAGCTCGAGCTCTCGTCGGAAGCCGATCTGGCCGTGGCCCTGCCCTGGCTGGTGAAGGCCTTCGAGCGGGACGGGAAGTAGCCCGCGGAGGGCTTCAATACCGGCTTGCGAGCTCCAGGGCCGCGACATCTTCTCCTGACAAGGTCAGCGACGCGGCCCGGAGCAGGCTGCCCAGCTGGTCCAGGGAGGTGGCGCTGGCGATGGGGGCGGTGACCCCGGGCCGGGCCATGAGCCAGGCCAGCGAGACTTCCGCAGGCTTCGCCCCGTGCCGGGAGGCCACTTCATCAAGCGCCCGGAGGATGCGGAAGCCCCGCTCGTTGAGGTAGGCCTTGACCCCGCCCCCCCGCGGGCTCAGCCCCAGATCGGCTTCACTCCGGTATTTGCCGCTGAGGAACCCCCGGGCGAGGCTGTAGTAGGTGATGATCCCGAGCCCCTTGGCCATCGACAGGTCGCGCAGGGCGCCGTCGTAGCTCTTGCGGTCGTACAGGTTGTATTCCGGCTGCAGGATCTCGTAGCGCGGCAGGCCCTTCTCCTCGGCCACCTCCAGGGCCGCGCGCAGCTGGGTCGCGTCGAAGTTCGAGGCGCCGATGGCCCGCACCTTGCCCGCCGCGATCAGCTTCTGATAGGCCGCAAGCGTCTCCTCGTGCGGCGCCTCCGGGTCGTATTTGTGGGACAGGTAGACATCGAGGTGGTCGGTCTGGAGGCGGCGCAGGGAATCCTCCACCGCGCGCTCGATCCAGGCCGCCGACAGCCCCTTCCGGCCTGGCGCCATCTCCATGCCGACCTTGGTGATCAGGGTGATCCGGTCGCGGCAGCCGCGGGTCCGCATCCACTCGCCGATGATCGTCTCGGATTCGCCGCCTTGGTTCCCGGGCTTCCAGATCGAGTACACATCGGCGGTGTCGACCGTCTCGAAGCCCGCACCGGTGAAGCGATCAAGGATGTCGAAGGAGGTTTGCCTGTCGGCGGTCCAGCCGAACACATTGCCGCCGAAGACCAGCGGCGAGATCGAGAGGCCGGTCCGGCCCAGGGGTCGCTTGGCGTGCGTCATGGAAACCTCCGAAGGTCCGCGCCGAAGGGCGAGGCGGATATGGGACAGATTAGGCTCAACCGGAGGAACGCGGCCCAGGCGGTCGGCGCCTAGGGAATCGCCACATTCACGCGGACGATCTTCAGCACACGGCCCAGGTCCTCCGGGGCCAACCCCACCAGGAAACCCCGGCTGCCACCGTTGAGGTAGATGCGGTCCAGGTCGAAGATCGTGGCCTCGGCATGGATGGGCATGGCCTTTTTCGTGCCGAGAGGGCTGGTGCCACCCACCAGGTAGCCGCTGTGGCGGTTGGCCACCTCGGGCTTGCAGGGCTGCACGGCCTTCGCGCCGATCTGGCGCGCCAGTTCCTTGGTGCTCACCTCGCGGTCGCCGTGCATGAGGATGATGAGCGGTGCCGCGCGGTCGTCCTCCATCACGAGGGTCTTGATGACCGCGTGTTCCGCCACGCCCAGCTCCCGGGCGCTCACCGCCGTACCGCCGTGGTCCTCGTAGCGGTAGAGGTGCTCGGTGTAGGCGATGCCTGCCTGCTTCAGGAGCCGGGTGGCATTCGTTGACGGGGCCTTGGACATGGCTCCATGATTCCACGACTCGGCAGGCGGCGACCGTCTCCTGCGCTGGAGGCGGCATGAGCGATGCAGGACTTCGTGGCGGCACCATCCTCGTGACCGGCGCGGGCCGCGGGCTGGGCCGGGAGGTGGCCCTGAGACTGGCCGCCCGGGGGTTCACCGTGATCACGGGCATGCGGCGGCCAGAGCCGCTCCATGACCTGGAAGTGCTGGCTTTGAATGTGGCGGACGAGGCCTCGATCCTGGCCGCGGCGGCCGAAGTGAAGGCCCACCACGGGCACCTGGACGCCCTGGTGAACAACGCCGGCATCCTGTTGGATGGCGCCACGGGGGTGATGGAGCTGGAGGCCGACACCCTCCGCCGCACCCTGGAGACCAATGCCCTGGGTCCGCTGCGCATGGCCCAGGCCTTCGCGCCGCTCATGCCAAGGGGGGACGCATCGTGAATGTGAGCAGCGAGGGCGGCTCCCTATCCGCCCCCGCCGCCTGGGCTCCGGGCTACTGCATCTCCAAGACCGCCCTCAACGCCGTCACGGTCCAGCTGGCCGAGGCCCTCAAGCCCCGCGGCATCGCCGTGAACGCCGTCTGCCCCGGCTGGGTGCGCACCGACATGGGCGGCGCCGAGGCGCCCCGCAGCCTCGAGGAAGGCGCAAACAGCATCCTGTGGCTGCTCCTCCAGGCCGGCCCCGACCTCACGGGCGGGTTCTGGCGAGATGGGGAGCGGATCGCCTGGTAAAGCCCGGGGCAATCGCTCCTATCCTTATGGACCTGCTGGGGTTTTGGAACCCGCAAGCTGGACAGGCCCCCTCCCGGAACGCATATTGGGGCGTGCTTGGTTTCCCCGGCACCCGCCCCGTCCCATGCGCTGCATCGGTTCCAGAGGAGGGTGCCTTGTGAGCTTCACGGCCTCTGCCGTGAAGCGGCTGGTCATCCACCCAGGGAGGCATCCGCATGGAACGCTACGGCCAAAAGCTCGAACCCAGTGGCAGGAAGCGGGTGAATGTGCCCTTCCGGGGCGTACGCCTCCTGCGGAATCCCATGTACACCAAGGGCACCGCCTTCACCCAGGAGGAGCGCCTGGCCCTCGGCCTCGAAGGCTTGCTGCCCCACGCCGTCACCACCCTCGACCAGCAGGCCCGGCGGGTCTATGCCAGCATCCAGTGCAAGCCCGATCCCCTGGAGAAGTACATCGGCCTGGCAGCTCTGCAAGATCGCAATGAGCACCTGTTCTACCGGGTCCTGATCGACCACATCCAGGAGTTCCTCCCCATCGTCTACACGCCCACAGTGGGCCGGGCCTGCCAGGAATTCAGCCACATCTTCCGACGGGCCCGGGGCATCTGGATCACGCCGGAGCACCGCGGTCACATCGCCGAGGTGCTCCGGAACGCGCCCTTCGAGGACATCCGGCTGATCGTCGTCACGGACAACGAGCGCATCCTGGGCCTCGGCGACCAGGGCGTGGGTGGCATGGGCATCCCCATCGGGAAGCTCGCGCTCTACACGGCGGCGGCGGGCATCCCGCCCTGGCAGACCCTGCCCGTGAGCCTGGATGTGGGCACGGACAACCTCGACCTGCTGGAGGACGAGTTCTACCTGGGCTGGCGGGCGCCGCGACTCCGGGGCCCGGAATACGACACGCTGGTGGACGAGTTCGTCCATGCGGTGAAGCTCTGCTTCCCGAAGGCCCTCCTCCAGTGGGAGGACTTCAAGAAGTTCAACGCCTTCCGCCTGCTCGAGCGCTACCGAAAAACCCTCACCTCCTTCAACGACGACATCCAGGGCACTGCCGCCGTGGGCGTGGCCGCCCTGATCGCCGGGGCCCGGGCCACGGGGATCCCCCTCCGCCAGCACCGCATTCTCTTCCTCGGCTCCGGCGCCGCCGGGATCGGCATCGCCCGGCTCATGCGCACGACGCTCCGGCGCGAAGGCCTTGATGGGGAGGACTTGACTGCGGCCATGGCCAACCTCGATGTCCAGGGCCTCCTCGTGGAGGACGATCCGGGGCTCGATCCCCTCCAGCGGGAGTTCGCCTGGCCGGTGGACCTGGCTGAGAAGATGGGCCTGGGCCGGGGTCAGAAGCGGGACCTGCTGTCGGTGGTCCGCGCCTTCAAGCCCACCATGTTGATCGGGACCTCGGGAACCGCAGGGGCCTTCACCGAGGAGGCCATCCGGGAAATGGCCTGCCATGCCGAGCGCCCCATCGTGCTGCCCATGTCGAACCCCACGAGCAAGTGCGAGGCCAAGCCGAAGGATGTGCTGGCCTGGACGGATGGCCGCGCCCTGGTGGCCACGGGGAGCCCCTTCGACCCGGTGATCCATGCCGGCCGGGAGCATCGCATCGGCCAGAGCAACAATGTCTTCGTCTTCCCAGGCGTGGGCCTGGGGATCATGGTCGCCGAGGCCCGGGAGGTGACCGATGGCATGTTCACCGCCGCCGCCCGGCAGCTCGCGCAGGAGGCCCGCGCCGACGACCTCGAGGCCGGGAGCCTCTTCCCGCCCGCGAGCCGGATCCGCGAGGTGACGGCCCAGGTGGCGGCGGCCGTGGTCCGCGAGGCCCGCGAAGCGGGCGTGGCGAACCGCATCCTGGAGGACGCCCGGATTCCCGGGGCCATCGCCGAGGCGATGTGGAACCCCGCCTACCTTCCCGCTGACCCTGCTCCAGTAAGTGCTGCGGAAGCCGACCGCTCGATGCCCGCGCTCGTCTGAGCGATCACGCCCCTTCGAAGGCCCGGAACCGCGTGCCGTCAGGCACCTCGATCCCGAAGGTCTCCCGGAGGGTGGGGATCACTTCCTCCGGCGTCAGTTCGCGGCCCTCCACGCGGGGGCCGCGAATCTCGGCGTAGGCGCGGTTGCGGAGGATGCGTCGGACCTCCGGGCCCGGCAGCTGGGCGGTGAGGGTGCGGACGAAGCGGGACTCCGGGTGCGTGGAGGTGTAGTGGTTCGCCATTTCAAAATCCACGGGGAACTGGGGTTCTGACTGGAAGGCGTAGAGGTCGGTCCAGGCCTCTTCGTGGCGGGACTGGAGCACGCGGAGCCCGCCCTCCTCGGCCACCCGGTAGGCATTCTGGAACTGGCCGTGCTGCTCACCATCCATGGCCACGGGCCAGAGCAGGCCCTCGCCGCCGAAGCCCACATCGCAGAGCCAGAAGTCCCCCTCCAGGCGGATCACCAGCAGCATATGGGTGCGGGGCAGCACCCCGGGCGCGCCCAGCCGCACCCGGGCCTCGCAGGGGATGGCCTCGAAGCCGAGGGTCTTCAGCACGGCGAGGAACAGCGTGTTGTGCTCGAAGCAGTAGCCCCCCCGGCGGCGCCGCACCAACTTGTCCTGGAGCGAGGCCAGGTCGAGCCGGATGGGCAGGCCCATCTGGATGTCCAGGTTCTCGAAGGGGATGGCGGTGGCGTGGGCGAAGTGGAGGCCACACAGGGTGTCCAGGCGCGGGGTCGTCTCGCCACCGAACCCGATCCGTTGCAGGTAGGCGTCCAGGTCGAGGTCAGCGGCCATGTCCGGCCTCCCATGCGGCCAGGTTCCGCCGGATCTGGGCGGCGTGGATCTCCAGGTGCGCCCCGTAGCTGCGGAGCCAGTCATCGGTGCCGTACGGGCCGCTTTGGGTGTGCCGCCCCATGCGCCCCCAGGCTTCCTCTGGAAGCCCGGCCAGCATGGACGCCGTGTGGGCGCGGACGGCCCCGATCAGGGTCAGGGCCAGCTCCGGATCCGCCGCATGGTAGTCGAACCGTCGGGCCCAGGCGTTCTCGTCATAGCCCACGATCAGGGGCTCCGACTCCGCCAGCAGGAGGCGGATGCGGATGGCCGCGTAGGTTTCCGAATCCGCGCAGTGGATCAGGACCTCCTGGGCGCTCCAACGCCCCTCCCCCGGCCGCCAGATCCGGGCCTCTCTGGGCACCTCCTCCCAGGCCCGCCGGAGGAGGGCGGGCCCCTCCGCGTAGCGGCGGAGGAAGGATTCCCGGGCAGCAGCGTCGAAGGGCATGGGACACCTCACCCCCAGCATGGCGCGGTGGCGATGAAATTTGGCGCGGGGGCAGTGAAATTGAAGCCTCAATTTGCGAGGCAATCGTGTTTTCATGGGGGCCTCCCCCGGAGGTCCCATGCGCATCCCGACGGCATGCCTCGCCCCATCTCTGGTCGCCCTGTCCCTGGCGGCCCTGCCCCTGCGGGCCGGCGACCGCGTCACGGGCCGGGCCTTCGCCACGCGCTCCGAAGTGGCGGCCCAGCACGGCATGGCCTGCACCAGCCAGGCCCTGGTGACCCAGATTGCCCTGGATGTCCTCAAGCAGGGCGGCTCCGCTGTGGACGCGGCCATCGCCGCGGATGCGGCCCTGGGCCTCATGGAACCCACGGGCAGCGGCATGGGCGGCGACCTCTACGCCATCGTGTGGGACGCGAAAACCAAGAAGCTGCACGGCCTCAACGCCAGCGGACGCTCCCCGAAATCGCTCGGCCTCGAGCACTTCAAGAAGCTGGGCCTCAAGCACATTCCGCCCCACGGCCCCCTGCCCGTGAGCGTGCCGGGCTGCGTGGACGGCTGGTTCGAGCTGCACCGGAAATTCGGCAAGCTGCCCATGACCCAGGTGCTGGCGCCCGCCATCCGCTACGCCAAGGAGGGCTTCCCCGTCAGCGAGCTCATCGCCTACTACTGGGACCGCAGCGTGCCCGTGCTGGGCAAGTACCCGGGCTTCCTCGACACCTTCACGGTGGACGGCAAGCGCGGGCCGAAGAGCGGCGAAGTCTTCCGCAATCCGCGCCTGGCGAAGACGCTGGAGATCCTCGGGAAAGAAGGCCGCGACGCC from Geothrix sp. includes these protein-coding regions:
- the acs gene encoding acetate--CoA ligase; this encodes MRGWLAKQAAINYEVERALAEEDPAAFWGDKARALDWHEPWTEVFQFKAPDHAWFIGGKLNATVNCIDRHVHSDRRNKAALLWVGEDGDERAYTYNRLYREMNRFANTLKRLGVKKGDRVILYMPLTPEGIISMLACARIGAIHSVVYAGMGALALRTRIEDAGAKVVVCSDFTYRRGKAIALKPIVDEAVRDLSSVDHVIVHRRGSRPGDAPVTFASEREKDFYDIQQGREIHCDPEMVDSEHPLFILYTSGTTGKPKGVVHTTGGYLVGVNYLSRAFYQIQERDIYWSTSDIGWVVGHSFIVYGPMSIGATILCREGAPDYPSPEVTWEICERFGVNVMFTAPTAVRMWMSHGSEAPGKFDLSKLRLMACAGEPLNPEAHRWAQKHLVGQGNGQVVDNWWQTEIAGPVIGTLPTFEARPGKAGKALPGAQLAVVNRDGSPVPDGQGGLLVVKFPLPYMLRTIWNDHKRYEDYWKDIPGCYSAGDVAVKDADGYIAVLGRADDVLNVAGHRIGTADVEGSLIRHPAVAESAVVGLPDPIKGERIMAFVVVKAGVSTGPGLIASLKDHVREDLGGIAMPSEIEIRASLPKTRSGKIVRRALRAEALGQDPGDLSTLAD
- a CDS encoding DUF5655 domain-containing protein — translated: MSKPASTSASYDLHPSVAYVQSILANLEAKTGHTLEAWVARVRAEGPAEAKARLAWLKAQGLGTNQAGFVAQRAAAAPGHAFDDTPEGYLAAAPGYVDAQYGGKKAHLRPLFEQAVALVRSLGKEVRVCPCETLVPFYRNHVFAEIRPFVSRLDLGLALGDPATVRDPSGRLKDTGGFKKKDRLTHKLELSSEADLAVALPWLVKAFERDGK
- a CDS encoding aldo/keto reductase, producing the protein MTHAKRPLGRTGLSISPLVFGGNVFGWTADRQTSFDILDRFTGAGFETVDTADVYSIWKPGNQGGESETIIGEWMRTRGCRDRITLITKVGMEMAPGRKGLSAAWIERAVEDSLRRLQTDHLDVYLSHKYDPEAPHEETLAAYQKLIAAGKVRAIGASNFDATQLRAALEVAEEKGLPRYEILQPEYNLYDRKSYDGALRDLSMAKGLGIITYYSLARGFLSGKYRSEADLGLSPRGGGVKAYLNERGFRILRALDEVASRHGAKPAEVSLAWLMARPGVTAPIASATSLDQLGSLLRAASLTLSGEDVAALELASRY
- the ybaK gene encoding Cys-tRNA(Pro) deacylase encodes the protein MSKAPSTNATRLLKQAGIAYTEHLYRYEDHGGTAVSARELGVAEHAVIKTLVMEDDRAAPLIILMHGDREVSTKELARQIGAKAVQPCKPEVANRHSGYLVGGTSPLGTKKAMPIHAEATIFDLDRIYLNGGSRGFLVGLAPEDLGRVLKIVRVNVAIP
- a CDS encoding NAD-dependent malic enzyme → MERYGQKLEPSGRKRVNVPFRGVRLLRNPMYTKGTAFTQEERLALGLEGLLPHAVTTLDQQARRVYASIQCKPDPLEKYIGLAALQDRNEHLFYRVLIDHIQEFLPIVYTPTVGRACQEFSHIFRRARGIWITPEHRGHIAEVLRNAPFEDIRLIVVTDNERILGLGDQGVGGMGIPIGKLALYTAAAGIPPWQTLPVSLDVGTDNLDLLEDEFYLGWRAPRLRGPEYDTLVDEFVHAVKLCFPKALLQWEDFKKFNAFRLLERYRKTLTSFNDDIQGTAAVGVAALIAGARATGIPLRQHRILFLGSGAAGIGIARLMRTTLRREGLDGEDLTAAMANLDVQGLLVEDDPGLDPLQREFAWPVDLAEKMGLGRGQKRDLLSVVRAFKPTMLIGTSGTAGAFTEEAIREMACHAERPIVLPMSNPTSKCEAKPKDVLAWTDGRALVATGSPFDPVIHAGREHRIGQSNNVFVFPGVGLGIMVAEAREVTDGMFTAAARQLAQEARADDLEAGSLFPPASRIREVTAQVAAAVVREAREAGVANRILEDARIPGAIAEAMWNPAYLPADPAPVSAAEADRSMPALV
- a CDS encoding arylamine N-acetyltransferase, with protein sequence MAADLDLDAYLQRIGFGGETTPRLDTLCGLHFAHATAIPFENLDIQMGLPIRLDLASLQDKLVRRRRGGYCFEHNTLFLAVLKTLGFEAIPCEARVRLGAPGVLPRTHMLLVIRLEGDFWLCDVGFGGEGLLWPVAMDGEQHGQFQNAYRVAEEGGLRVLQSRHEEAWTDLYAFQSEPQFPVDFEMANHYTSTHPESRFVRTLTAQLPGPEVRRILRNRAYAEIRGPRVEGRELTPEEVIPTLRETFGIEVPDGTRFRAFEGA
- a CDS encoding DinB family protein, yielding MPFDAAARESFLRRYAEGPALLRRAWEEVPREARIWRPGEGRWSAQEVLIHCADSETYAAIRIRLLLAESEPLIVGYDENAWARRFDYHAADPELALTLIGAVRAHTASMLAGLPEEAWGRMGRHTQSGPYGTDDWLRSYGAHLEIHAAQIRRNLAAWEAGHGR